One Flavobacterium cerinum genomic window, TTCTTTTTTCGGTTCTTCTTTTACCGGTTCAAAAACAGGTTCTACTATTTCCGGAAAAGCCACTTTTTCTTCTTCGATCAGCGGTTCTTCATCTTCCAAATCACTTTCATCAATATCAATCTGACCAACAACTACTTTTTCGGCTTCCGGTTCTTTTTCTTCTTCTGCTACTAGTTCTGTTTCCGGTACAATTTCAGCTATAGGCTCTTGTTCCGGTTCCGGGATAACTTCTTCTTCCTCTTCTTCCATTACAGCCTGAACTTCTTCTACTGCTTCCGGTTCCATTGTAGCGGCTTCTGCTTCTTCCGTTTTTTCAACTTCTTCGGCATTTGTTTCTTCTCTTTCAGCCACTATAGGTTCAGCCGGTGTCGCTTCAGCAATTGTAGTTGTTGTATCCGGTTCCTTATTTTCTAACACTTCGTCCAGTTTCCCTTCCAGTTCCTCTACTCCGATCGTTGGCTTCGCTTCTTCAAAATTTTCTTCGTAGAAACGCAATACAGATAAGATTTCATATAATTTTTGCGTTTCCTGATGTAACTGAATTACTTCCGATTTATTTTTTAATTTTAAAATGCGATGCGCGATACTGATTAACTCAGCCTCTAGCTTTTTCTTCATAACTTTTGCTTTTATATAGGGTAAAACGATGGTTATTTTAATAAATTTGTTTCCATTACAAAAGTAACAGAAAAAAACGCTGTTTTCAGCTTGAAAAGTACAAAATGTTTCTCGAAAATACGGTAAATCACAAAGAACAATTTGGGTGGATTGAAGTCATCTGCGGCTCCATGTTTTCCGGTAAGACGGAAGAACTAATTCGTCGTTTAAAAAGGGCTCAGTTTGCCAAACAGCGTGTTGAAATTTTCAAACCGGCCATCGATACCCGTTATCATGACGAAATGGTCGTATCGCACGATTCCAACGAAATTCGCTCGACTCCTGTTCCCGCTGCAGCCAATATTCGTATACTTGCCGATGGTTGTGATGTAGTTGGCATTGATGAAGCTCAGTTTTTTGACGATGAGATCGTTGCGGTTTGTAATGATCTGGCCAATTCCGGAATCCGTGTTATCGTTGCCGGTCTGGATATGGACTTTAAAGGCAATCCTTTTGGTCCGATGCCGGCTCTGATGGCTACCGCTGAATATGTAACCAAAGTACATGCCGTTTGCACCCGCACCGGAAATCTGGCCAATTACAGTTTCCGAAAAGCTCAAAACGACAATCTCGTTTTATTGGGCGAAACCGAAGAATACGAACCACTGAGTCGTGCCGCTTATTTCTCTGCAATGAAAGAAATGCAGGAAAGAGAAAAAAATTCTAAAAACAGAAAAAACAACGAATAAGTTTTGAGTTTTATCATCAAAAATATTATCCCTGTCATTACTGCCAAATGGTATGGGACTGACGAAACCTGCACTATTGACAACGTTTCTATCGATAGTCGTTCATTACAAAACGGGAGCGGAACTTTGTTTTTTGCTTTGGTAGGTCACAATCACAACGGTCATCATTATATTGAAAGCCTGATCGCTAAAGGCGTAACTAATTTTGTAGTCAACCATATACCGGAGCATCTGGTAGGGAAAGCCAATTTTCTTTTGGTAAACGACACACTGGAAAGTCTCCAGCAATTTGCAGCCTATTATCGTACATTATTTGATATTCCTATAATCGGGATCACCGGCAGTAACGGAAAAACCATTGTAAAAGAATGGCTTAACTTTTTACTGAGTCCGGAATACAACATTATTCGTAGTCCCAAAAGTTATAACTCCCAAGTTGGCGTTCCGTTGTCGGTGATCGGAATTAACGAAAAGCACAACCTCGGGATTTTTGAAGCCGGTATTTCCACTATTGGTGAAATGGAAAAACTGGAACCGATTATCAAGCCGACCATTGGTATTTTAACCAATATAGGAGCCGCTCACGATGAAGGATTTACAGACAGGCAACAAAAAACAACTGAAAAATTAAAGCTTTTCAAAAACACATCCGTTCTGATCTGTCAGAAAAACGAAACGATAGACACACTACTGGATCACAACCAGAAGACATTTACCTGGAGTTTCGATAACGACAAAGCCGATGTTCTTCTTACAAAATCCAACAACTCCATAGGCATTACTTACAATAAACATCATTTTTCGGTTTCAATTCCGTTTCAGGATGCGGCATCTGTAGAAAACAGTATTCATTGCCTGATGGTCTTATTATATTTAAACTATCCGGAAGCGGTTATACAGGAACGTATCGCGAATCTGTATCCGGTTGAAATGCGATTACAGGTAAAAAACGGAATTCATAACTGCACCATTATCGATGACAGTTACAGTTCCGATTACCAATCTTTAAAAATTGCTTTGGATTTTCTAGAGCAACATAAAACGCATCAGAAGAAAACCGTTATTCTTTCGGATATTTTCCAAAGCGGTTTCCCGGTAGAAGAACTTTACAGTAAAGTCGCCCGATTATTAACCAATAATAAAATTGAACGGGTAATAGGTATCGGAGAGACGATAAGTCGTCATCTTCAGGATTTCAAAGGTTTTATTTCCTTTAAAAATACGGCTGATTTTTTAAATCAGTACAATTCATCCGCATTTGAGAATGAAACCATACTGATTAAAGGAGCCCGAAATTTTCATTTTGAGGAGATTGTAACACTACTGGAAGAAAAAACGCACGAAACCGTATTAGAAATCAACCTCAACGCTATTAGTCATAACCTTAACTTTTATAAATCAAAGCTAAAACCGGGCACCAAAGTAATGGTTATGGTAAAAGCTTTCGGATACGGAAGCGGTAGTTTTGAAATTGCGAAACTTTTGGCACATCATAAAGTAGATTATCTGGGCGTTGCTTTTGCTGATGAAGGAATCGCGCTACGTAATGCCGGTATCGATATGCCGATTATTGTGATGAATCCGGAAAACAGTGCTTTTTCGGCTATGGTGGCTTATAATCTGGAACCCGAAATCTATTCTCCTCAGGTATTAAAACGTTTTATTACGCTGGCACAACAAAAAAACCTGTCGAATTATCCGATCCATATCAAACTGGACACCGGCATGCATCGATTGGGTTTTGAGTCCGGCAATTTAAACGAGTTGATTACCACATTGCAACACAATAATTTTGTTTCTGTAAAAAGTATATTTTCTCATCTTTCCGCCAGTGACGGTCCGGAATTCAACGATTTTACATTACAACAGATTCATACTTTCGACAATTGGTCGCAGCAAATAGTAACCGCTTTACAAATCCAACCGATACGACATATATTAAACACGTCCGGTATTTATAATTTTCCGGAATATCAATTTGACATGGTTCGCCTTGGCATCGGATTATACGGTGTCGGAAACGATGAAAATGAGATGAGGCAACTGGAAAATGTAGGCACCTTAAAAACCGTCATTCTTCAGGTCAAAAATGTACCTACCGGCGACAGTGTAGGCTACAGCCGTAAATTTATGGCCACTCATTTAACTCACACAGCTACTATTCCGATCGGATATGCCGATGGCATTCCCCGAAGTTGGGGTAATCAAAAAGGGTATGTTCTGATTCACAATCAAAAAGCGCCTATCATCGGTAATATCTGTATGGACATGTTAATGGTTGACATTACCGGAATTGACTGTAAAGAAGGCGATACTGTCATTATCTTCGGCGAACAGCCACGGGTAACCGAAATCGCCAAAACAATCGGTACAATTCCGTATGAAATCCTGACCGGTATCTCACAAAGGGTGAAACGTATTTTCTATAAAGAATAAAAAATACTACTAAAATTGTTAAATTTTTAATCCGTTTTAGTACTTTAGTGCTACGTAAATTTTTAATTTAAACATTATAAGGTATGGGAATGCTATCAGAATTTAAGGAATTTGCCATGAAAGGCAACGTTGTAGATCTTGCAATCGGGGTTATCATTGGCGGTGCTTTCGGTAAAATTGTCAGCTCATTTATCGATGATGTAATTACACCTTTATTGTTAAAACCGGCATTAGAGGCAGCCAACTTGTCTAAAATCGAAGATCTTACCATTCTCGGCGGTGTCAAGTACGGTATGTTTTTATCGGCGGTTATTAATTTTGTAATTGTGGCATTTGTATTGTTTCTTTTGATTAAAGGAATTAATGCTACGAAGAAAAAAGAAGCTCCGGCTCCGGCGGCTCCGACAGGACCTACTCAAGAAGAATTATTGGCAGAAATTCGTGATTTATTGAAAAAATAATCCGCTACACACATATTCTAACTTAAACCGTTCCTGTGTGAACGGTTTTTTTATTTATTGTTTTTTTAACAGCATTATTATTTACTTTTGTTAGACTAAAAATTAACTAAAAACACATCTATTAAAATGAAAGTAGCCGTTGTAGGTGCCACCGGAATGGTAGGCGAAGTAATGTTACAATTACTGGCAGAAAGAAACTTCCCCCTAACTGAATTAATCCCTGTCGCTTCGGAAAAGTCCGTTGGAAAACAGATCGAATTTAAGGGTAAGTCCTATACTGTAGTAGGATTACAAACAGCGGTTGACCTGAAACCTGAAATTGCTATTTTCTCAGCCGGCGGACAAACTTCTTTGGACTGGGCTCCTAAATTTGCCGAAGCGGGAACAACCGTTATCGACAATTCATCAGCATGGCGAATGGATCCGACCAAAAAACTGGTAGTTCCGGAAATCAATGCTTCAACATTGACCAAGAACGATAAAATTATTGCCAATCCGAACTGTTCTACAATTCAGATGGTGATGGTTTTAGCGCCGTTACACCATAAATACGGTATCAAAAGAGTGGTCGTATCGACGTACCAGTCCATTACCGGGACAGGTGTAAAAGCCGTAAAACAACTGGAAAACGAATATGCCGGTATTCAAGGCGAAATGGCTTACCCTTACCCTATTCATCGAAATGCTATACCTCAATGTGATGTTTTCGAAGAGAATGATTATACTAAAGAAGAGATGAAGTTGGTTCGTGAAACTCAGAAAATCATGAACGATAAAACAATTGCCGTTACTGCAACAGCTATCCGTATTCCGGTAGTTGGCGGTCATAGCGAATCGGTAAATATTGAGTTTTTAAATGATTTCGATGTTACTGACATTCGTACTATTCTTCACAATACTCCGGGCGTAGTGGTTCAGGACAATACCGATACCAAAACTTATCCGATGCCGATTTATGCACACGGTAAAGACGAAGTATTTGTGGGCCGAATCCGTCGTGATGAAAGTCAACCGAATACACTAAACATGTGGATCGTAGCCGACAATCTTCGTAAAGGAGCTGCAACCAACACGATTCAGATTGCGGAATATCTGGTAGCAAACAATCTATTGTAATCCCTATTTTATCACAATAACAGCCGTTTTACTTTAGCAAAACTTAAATTTTGTTAAAATAAAACGGTTTTGTTTTTTTGGTTTTCTATATTTGCAGGAAATGAAAAAGAAACTGGCCTTATTAAATCTTTCTTTAATGTTGGCGGTATTGTTTGCAATACTGTTCCAATCGGTCCATTCTTTTGAACATCTGGCAGACGAATTCACACATGATCATTGCCATCATAAATACGATACCTCCAAAACAGAATTCACACATGCTCATCATGATTTCGATCATTGTTTCGCCTGTGAATTTACTTTTAGCAGCTATCTGCCAACCGAATTCTTTTCATTTTCATTTACCAATTCTTTTAAAACCTTAACGCAAAACACTGTAAAAACGGAGCAACCTATTGTTTTTTCAGGCGCTTTGTTTGCTTTACGGGCTCCTCCTGTATTCTTATAATCATACCGTTAGTTTCTGTTTCATAGCCCGTTGGCTTATGGACTTTCGTATATTATCTGAATCAGGAAAAAATGCAACAAAAATCTTTTCTTGTTCTCTGCTTGCTATTGGCTGGTATTACAGGTTTTTCCCAAAACAAAATTTCCGGGATTATTACCCATGTAAAAAGACAGCCTTTAAACGGAGCACATATTCATATCGCAGACAAAAGTACTGCCACTAATCCCGCAGGAAGATTTGAAATAAAAAATATTCCTTCCGGCAAAACACGCCTTATCGTATCCTATATCGGTTACAGAACAATCGATACGTTACTTACGATAACGGATGATATTTCCGTTTCATTTACGATGAAACCGGATATCAGCGCGCTTAAAGAAGTGGTCATCAGCAAAGCAGCACAACCGCAGAGCACTAAAAACTCCGAAAAGGTCAACCAGAATTATATTCAGGAATCCTATGCCGGTTCGTTTGCCAAGTCATTGGAAAAACTTCCCGGGGTAAATGCAATGGAAATCGGCGCCGGAACATCCAAACCGATCATACGCGGATTAGGTTTTAATCGCATCGCCGTTACTGAAAACGGAATCAAACAGGAAGGACAACAATGGGGAGCCGATCACGGTCTTGAAATAGATGCATTTAATGCCGAAAACGTAGAAATTGTAAAAGGTGTAGGCGCTATTGAATATGGCAGTGATGCTATGGGAGGCGTTATCAGCATCAACAATGAAGCCGTCCCGAGTCCCAATAGTTTTTCAGGTCAGGCATTAGCCATCGCTAAATCGGTTAACAATACCATCGGAACTTCCGTAGGCATCCAATATCGAAAGGATCATTTCTTTTATAAACTAAAAGGAACCGTTCTGGATTTCGGAGATTATAAAGTACCTACCGACGAAATTCTTTACCTGAATACGCATATTCCGGTTTACAATCAAACCCTAAAAAACACAGCCGGTCGGGAGACTGATTTTTTCGGACAAGTGGGCTATATCGATAAAAAATTCAAATCCACTTTAAGTATCAGTAATGTCTATTTTAAATCGGGATTCTTTCCCGGTGCACATGGAATTCCTTCAATTGCAGCGGTTCAGGATGATGGTGATGACCGTAATATCGGCCTACCTTATCAACGCGTCAATCATTTCAAAATCATTAATAATAATCAGTGGAGTTTTCAAAATTCACAGCTAAATGCTTCTGTCAGTTTTCAGAATAATCATCGTCAGGAATGGAGTAAATTTCACACCCATTATAGCAATCAGCAACCACCGGAAGTGAATCCGGATCTCGAACTTGATTTTAATTTAAGTACGCTTGATGCGCAACTAAAGTACAAATACAACTGGTCGGTGGCCCATCAAACCACCGTAGGCATACAAAACCAGTATCAAAGTAATACAATAGACGGATATAGCTTTCTAT contains:
- a CDS encoding aspartate-semialdehyde dehydrogenase, encoding MKVAVVGATGMVGEVMLQLLAERNFPLTELIPVASEKSVGKQIEFKGKSYTVVGLQTAVDLKPEIAIFSAGGQTSLDWAPKFAEAGTTVIDNSSAWRMDPTKKLVVPEINASTLTKNDKIIANPNCSTIQMVMVLAPLHHKYGIKRVVVSTYQSITGTGVKAVKQLENEYAGIQGEMAYPYPIHRNAIPQCDVFEENDYTKEEMKLVRETQKIMNDKTIAVTATAIRIPVVGGHSESVNIEFLNDFDVTDIRTILHNTPGVVVQDNTDTKTYPMPIYAHGKDEVFVGRIRRDESQPNTLNMWIVADNLRKGAATNTIQIAEYLVANNLL
- the mscL gene encoding large conductance mechanosensitive channel protein MscL encodes the protein MGMLSEFKEFAMKGNVVDLAIGVIIGGAFGKIVSSFIDDVITPLLLKPALEAANLSKIEDLTILGGVKYGMFLSAVINFVIVAFVLFLLIKGINATKKKEAPAPAAPTGPTQEELLAEIRDLLKK
- a CDS encoding thymidine kinase produces the protein MFLENTVNHKEQFGWIEVICGSMFSGKTEELIRRLKRAQFAKQRVEIFKPAIDTRYHDEMVVSHDSNEIRSTPVPAAANIRILADGCDVVGIDEAQFFDDEIVAVCNDLANSGIRVIVAGLDMDFKGNPFGPMPALMATAEYVTKVHAVCTRTGNLANYSFRKAQNDNLVLLGETEEYEPLSRAAYFSAMKEMQEREKNSKNRKNNE
- a CDS encoding bifunctional UDP-N-acetylmuramoyl-tripeptide:D-alanyl-D-alanine ligase/alanine racemase, translating into MSFIIKNIIPVITAKWYGTDETCTIDNVSIDSRSLQNGSGTLFFALVGHNHNGHHYIESLIAKGVTNFVVNHIPEHLVGKANFLLVNDTLESLQQFAAYYRTLFDIPIIGITGSNGKTIVKEWLNFLLSPEYNIIRSPKSYNSQVGVPLSVIGINEKHNLGIFEAGISTIGEMEKLEPIIKPTIGILTNIGAAHDEGFTDRQQKTTEKLKLFKNTSVLICQKNETIDTLLDHNQKTFTWSFDNDKADVLLTKSNNSIGITYNKHHFSVSIPFQDAASVENSIHCLMVLLYLNYPEAVIQERIANLYPVEMRLQVKNGIHNCTIIDDSYSSDYQSLKIALDFLEQHKTHQKKTVILSDIFQSGFPVEELYSKVARLLTNNKIERVIGIGETISRHLQDFKGFISFKNTADFLNQYNSSAFENETILIKGARNFHFEEIVTLLEEKTHETVLEINLNAISHNLNFYKSKLKPGTKVMVMVKAFGYGSGSFEIAKLLAHHKVDYLGVAFADEGIALRNAGIDMPIIVMNPENSAFSAMVAYNLEPEIYSPQVLKRFITLAQQKNLSNYPIHIKLDTGMHRLGFESGNLNELITTLQHNNFVSVKSIFSHLSASDGPEFNDFTLQQIHTFDNWSQQIVTALQIQPIRHILNTSGIYNFPEYQFDMVRLGIGLYGVGNDENEMRQLENVGTLKTVILQVKNVPTGDSVGYSRKFMATHLTHTATIPIGYADGIPRSWGNQKGYVLIHNQKAPIIGNICMDMLMVDITGIDCKEGDTVIIFGEQPRVTEIAKTIGTIPYEILTGISQRVKRIFYKE
- a CDS encoding TonB-dependent receptor, which codes for MQQKSFLVLCLLLAGITGFSQNKISGIITHVKRQPLNGAHIHIADKSTATNPAGRFEIKNIPSGKTRLIVSYIGYRTIDTLLTITDDISVSFTMKPDISALKEVVISKAAQPQSTKNSEKVNQNYIQESYAGSFAKSLEKLPGVNAMEIGAGTSKPIIRGLGFNRIAVTENGIKQEGQQWGADHGLEIDAFNAENVEIVKGVGAIEYGSDAMGGVISINNEAVPSPNSFSGQALAIAKSVNNTIGTSVGIQYRKDHFFYKLKGTVLDFGDYKVPTDEILYLNTHIPVYNQTLKNTAGRETDFFGQVGYIDKKFKSTLSISNVYFKSGFFPGAHGIPSIAAVQDDGDDRNIGLPYQRVNHFKIINNNQWSFQNSQLNASVSFQNNHRQEWSKFHTHYSNQQPPEVNPDLELDFNLSTLDAQLKYKYNWSVAHQTTVGIQNQYQSNTIDGYSFLLPKFTRNAIGAYAIHDYTVSQKLKLNAGIRFDRAQIAIDKFFDQTLYDYLTGNGQSPAVANFYAERSRDIDKNFSSFNASVGMGYKMNDSWNLTATIGSNFRFPTAIELSANGIHHGAFRHEMGDATLDPEKGISFDTKLSYTKNNFKAAFSPYAYYFSNYIFLKPSGQFSILPHGGQIYQYSQSEALLSGFEVSLEKRFLDRITAEVVLEYLYNRQVTSDSSKDYPLPFTPPANGYWEIGYNFKSSKIFTNAVVSVNGRTALEQDRIAQNELITPGYSIFGGAVKSDIKLGSFLANVQLSVNNAFNTKYFNHNSYYRALEIPEMGRNIQLLIRIPFGKASHE